The sequence CTGCCGGGATGAAACATTGCGCAAGGCGTCAATTCCTTGCACGCGACACCCCTCCCCCACCGGCAGGCCGCTGGCTGGCGCGATGCGTCAACTGCTGGCGGACGTGTAGTGCCCGATGGAGCGCAACCACACCTGGCGCGCGACATAGGCGAACACCCACGAGCCGCCCACGGCCGCCGCCAGGGAGTGCAGGGGCAGACGCCCCAGCATCGCCTCCGCGGGGAAGGTGGTCATCAATGCCAGCGGAATGATGAAGGTAAAGACGAACGACAGCGTCCCCTTGAACACGGAGGAGGGCCAACGCGCCGCGTCGAAGATGGACTGGAAGAAGTAGGTGAGGTTGTCCACCCGCACCACGAAGAAGGCGGCGCTCACCGTGAGAATCCACAGCGAGTAGAGCAGGAGCGTGCTGGAGCCCAGCAGCACCAGGGAGATGAAGAGCCCCGGGATGGAGGGGGCCCGGCCCAGCAGGTGGAAGGCGTAGACGAAGAGCGCCACGCCCGACAGGACGTTGGTGGCGCGCCACGGCAGGAAGCGCGTGGTGGACACCAGGAACTGCGCGTCCGCGGGCTTGAGCAGCACGAAGTCGAGCGTCCCCTTGCGGATGTGGTCCACCACGCCGTTGAGGCTAGGGGTGATGGCCCCCTCCAGCACGCCCTGGAGCAGCGTGAACCAGCCCACCACGAGCAGCGCCTCGCCGAAGCTCCAGCCCGCGACGGCCTCGCGGCCCCGGTACACCACGAACAGGGGCGCCAGCGCGGTGACCGTCCAGAACAGGGACACGAGCCCCTCGAGCACGAAGTCCCCCCGGTACTGGAGGATGAGCAGGCTGGAGGAGCGCAGCTGGACGCCCAGCAGGCGCAGGTAGCGGCGAATCATGGCCCTAGCCTCCGTACGCCGCGAAGCGCCGCACGCCCCGCCGCCACAGCGAGAAGGAGAAGACGGCCAGCACGAGGATCCACAGCCACTGCCGGCCCAGGAGCCCCAGCGTCTCCGGCAGCCCGTGCGCCCCCGTCATCACCTCCACGGGAAAGCCGATCTGGTAGCGGAACGGCAGCCAGTCCACCACGGCGCGCAGCGCGGGGGGAAACAGCTCCACGGGGTACATGTAGCCAGAGAAGACGAAGAAGAGCACCAGGTACACGTCCATCAGCTTCTGGCTGCTCTCCATGTAGAACACCATCGTCCCAATCGCCACGTTGGCCAGGAAGGTGATGAGCCACCCGCCGAAGATGGCCACCGCGAGCAGGGGCCAGCCCCAGGCCGTCTGGGGCACCGCCTCGCGCCCGATGGCGAACACCGACAGCAGCGCCACCGGCACCGCCACCAGCAACCGCATGGGCATGGCGCCCAGGTTCTCGGCCGCATAGGCCCACAGGGGCGAGATGGGGCGCAACAGCCGCATGGCCAGCGTGCCCTGCCGGGTCTCGAAGTTGATCTGCCAGGCGGCCCAGGAGCCGGTGAGCTGGCGCACCACGAAGGTGGCCAGGAAGTAGCCGATGAAGCCCTCCGTGCCGTAGCGCCCCACGGGCGCCTCCCGGGCCACCGCCGTCCACAGCGCCATCATGATGAGGGGCATGGTGGTGGACACCACCCAGATGAGCAGCTCGGCCCGGTAGGCCAGCGCCTCGGAGAAGCCGATGCGCAGCATCGTGGGAAAGGCCCGGGCGGCGTTTCGCAGGCTCATGTCCCCACCCGGCCCGCGGCCCTGCGCACCTTGTTCTCGGTGAACAGCTCGCTCATCACTTCCTCGAGCGGCGCGTTCTCCACCGTCAGGTCCGTCACCGGCAAGCCCGCGAGCGCCCGGCTGATGGTGGCGCTCACGGCCTCCGGGGGCACCTGGAGCACCGCCGAGGTGGGCTCGTGCGACACCACCCGCCCCAGCCCCTCCAGGCGCGCGGCCTCCACGGGCTGGGCCAGCCGGAACATCACCCGCTTCTCCGGCCGCACCCGCTGCACCAGCGCGTCCAGCCCCCCGTCATACGAGAGCAGCCCCTTGTCGATGACGATGACGCGCGGGCACAGCGCCGCCACATCGTCCATGTAGTGGCTGGTGAGGATGAGCGTGGCGCCGTACCGCTCGTTGTAGGACTTGATGAAGGCGCGCATGGTGGCCTGCATCGACACGTCCAGACCGATGGTGGGCTCGTCCAGGAAGAGCACCTGCGGCCGGTGGATGAGGGCCGCGGCCAGCTCGCACTTCATCCGCTCGCCCAGGGACAGCTGCCGGGTGGGCTTGTGGATGAGGTCCTCCAGCTCCAGCAGGCCCACCAGCTCATCCAGCGTCTGCTTGAACTGCGCGGGCGGCACGTCGTAGATGGCCCGGTTGAGTTCGAACGTCTCCGAAGGCGGCAAGTCCCACAGGAGCTGCTGCTTCTGCCCCATGACGAGCATGATTTTCTTGAGAAACGCGGCCTCCCGGTGGCGGGGCACATGGCCATCCACCGACACCTCCCCCTCGGAGGGGTGGAGCAGTCCGGAGAGCACCTTGAGCGTCGTCGTCTTGCCGGCGCCGTTGGGTCCCAGGAACCCCACCCGCTCCCCGGGCCGGATGTCGAAGGAGATGCCATCGACGGCCTTCACGGCGGTGTACTCCCGGTGGACGAGCGAGCGGAAGGCTGCCTTGAGGCCAGGCGGGCGCTTGTGGACCTTGTAATGCTTGCGCAAGCCGCGAACGGAGATCATGAGGGACGGGATTTAACGCGGTCGCCCCGTGGGTGCGACCCTTCCAATGGGGTTCAGTGACGATGAGCGAGGCGTATAGCAGGGATCTGGAGCGCTGGATTCCGCGGCTCATCGCCGTCTGGCGGCAGGCCCGGCGCAAGGGGGATGGGCCCGAGACGCGTCTCACCCCTCAAGAAGTGAAAGAGGTGGGGGCCGGGGTGAAGCAGCTGTCGCTCGGGCTCACCCGGGAGCGGCAGCTCGCGGGGGCCAAGTACATGGACGACCCGCGGCTCCTGGGCGCCTACCTGCTCTTCTACTGGCCCGTCTCCTACGCCCAGGCGCGCCAGGCGCTCGGGGAGCTGCCCAACCGCCCCCGGCAGGTGCTGGACCTGGGCAGCGGCCCGGGCCCCCTGGCCTTCGCCGCCATGGACGCGGGCGCCAAGGAGGTGACGGCGGCGGACCGGAGCAAGCCCGCCCTGGCCCTGGCGCGCGCGCTGGCCACGGAGGCCGGGGAGGCGCTCGCCACGCGGGAGTGGGATCCGACGCGCAAGGCCCCCCTGCCCGAGGGCGCGTACGATCTCATCACCATGGGCCACGTGCTCAACGAGCTGTACGGGACGGGGGATGGCGCCATTGCCCCCCGGGCCGCTCTGCTGGAGCAGGTGCTGGCGCAGGTGAAGAAGGGCGGCAGCCTGCTGGTGCTGGAGCCCGCGCTGCGGGAGACCTCCCGCGCCCTGCTGAAGGTCCGCGACGTGCTGGTGGGCAAGGGCTACGCGGTGCGGGCCCCGTGCCTCTTCCGGGGCAACTGCCCGGCGCTGGTGAAGGAGAGCGACTGGTGCCACGCGGAGCGGCCCTGGCCCATGCCCCGCGTGGTGGAGGAGTTGGCGCGGGCGGCGGGGCTGCACAAGGAGTCCCTGAAGATGAGCTACCTGATGCTGGCGCCCGCGGGCGAGCCCTGGCCGGAGCCCACGCCCGGCAGGCTCTTCCGCATCGTCTCCGAGTCCCTGGAGGGCAAGGGGCGCCAGCGCTACATCGGCTGCGGCCCCGAGGGGCGCCTGGGGCTGGCGCTCCAGGAGAAGCACCGCACGGAGAAGAACGAGCGCTTCTTCAAGCTCCAGCGCGGGGACGTCCTCTCGGTGACGGAGACCGAGCCCAAGGGCGACGGGCTCGCGCTGGATGACCGCACGGAAGTGCGGGTGGTGGCCCCCGCCGGCAAGGGCGTCCCGCCGCCACCGGCCAAAGACACGCCCTGAGCCGGTCCCCCGGAAGACAAAGCCATATCTTTGGTCCGGGCTCCCGGACCAGACTGCATGACTCCTCGTCCTCCCCTCGGGTCGTCATGCCTGCCCTCTCCCGGATCCTGTTGTTGGCCGCCTTCGTGGTGCCGCTGGCAGCCTCTGCGCAGATGCTGCAGCACCAGCCGCCGCCCCAGCACCGCCTCATTCACCGGACCACCTTCGCGCTGCGGCACAACCCGCTCGGCGTCCTGCTCGACAGCAGGGTGTCCTACCGGTACCGGCTCTACGAGAGCGAGTCGCTGGCCCTCCGGGACAACTTCCTGGGCTTGGGCGTGGCCCCCACGCTGAGCCCGGCGTTCGTGCGTGTGGGCCCCTATGCCGAGTTCAGCCCCCTCTCCCTCTTCAACGTCTGGGCGGCCCTGCAATACGTCCAATACTTCGGCAACTTCGATCAGCTGCAGGGGTTCCCGGGGGCACCGTCGGACTTCAGCGACAGCGCCATCAAGGACAGCACGGACAACCGGTTCTCGGCCCACGGCTGGGAACTGACCCTCGGGGCCACGTTCCAGGCCAAGGTGTCGAGCCTGCTCGTCCGCAGCCAGGCGCGGCTCGTGCGGGGAGACCTCAACCTGCGGCCGGGCGACCGGATCTACTACGACCAGCTCTACGATGTGGGGGCGCCCAACGAGGGCTGGTTCGCCACCAACGATCTCGACGTGCTGTACCAGGGCGCCGGCAACAAACTGCTCGCGGGCGCGCGCTACACCGCCACGGTCCCCTTTTACGATGAGGCCAAGCACTTCGATCCGGCCAATCCCGCCACGGAGGTGAGCAATGCCTCGCAGCGCGTGGGCCCCTTCGTGGCCTACACGTTCAAGGCCGAGGATGGGGCGCTCTTCAACACGCCCACCGTCTTCGTCCTCGTCCAGTGGTGGCTCCAGCACCGGTTCCGCACGGGCGAGGATACCTCCGCGGCGCTGCCCCTGATCGGCGTGGGCTTCCAAACGACGGGCGACTTTTTGCCGGTCCACTGAGCCAAGCGCCCCGGTCGCCCAGGGCGCACGGCCACTCATGCGGGGCCGAGGAGGGCGCGCCTCCTGCCTACCTCTCCGCTCTCGCGCTCAGCGCGGTCATGGCGGCCTCCAGCCGCTCGACGCTGCGCTGGAGGTCCGTCACCTGCGACTTGAGCGCATCCACCTCCGCGCTCTTCGCGTTCAACTCCTGAGTGCGGCGCTCCAGCGCCTGGATGGCCACCATGTTCACGCCGTCGATGTCGAGCATGCCGATGCTCTTGTCATCCATGCCCAGACCGAAGGCCGCGCGAAAGTCCTGGGCCACCGGGCCCACGTGCCGCACGCCCGCTGCCTCGGTCTTGTAGCGCCAACTCTCCACCGTCATCCCGGCCACCTTCGCCAGCACCTCCTCCGCATTCACCCGGCGGAAGTCCTCCTTGGTGTCGCGGTCCGAGGTACACGAGAAAACGCCGGAGCCCGCGGGCAGGTCGCACCCCGTGCTCAGATTGCTCTGGGTGCGCAGCCGCACCCCACCCGCCGCACGCACCATGAACTGGTTGGAGGCGGAGTTCGTCGCGGAGGTGGTCCCGGTCGTGGATTGGTCCCCCCAGATGAACGAACCGGTGAAGCCCCCCGAGCTCACCCGGTAGCCCAACGCCGTGGAGTAATCCGCGTTCGCCGTGGTGCGATACCCCAGCGCCACGGCCCCCTGCCCGCTGGCCACGTTGGTGTAGCCCATCGACACGGAGCCGAAACCACTCGCGGTGGTCGAGGCGCCCGTGGCGATCGACGCCGTCCCGGTGGCCTTGTTGGCGGAGCCCAGGCAAACCGAGACCGTGCCGGTGGCCTCGCACAGGTCACCGTGCGCGAAAGCGCCGTACGCGCTGGCCACCGTCAGGTTCCCTCCCGCCCAGGAGAAATCGCCGATGTTGGCATCATCCCATTGCGTCTCGGCGTAGCCCGCGCGGAAGGCGGCCTTGCCGGGGTACCACATCATCCGGTACCCCTTTCCCGAGAAGGGGATGGTTCCGAAGTCCATCTCTCCGTGCGCCAGCAGGCCGCCCGCCGAATCCACCGTGAAGAGCGGGATCCCGTCCCAAGCCGGTTCGGAGTCCCCCCCCGTGGTGTTTCGGACGCGCAGCAGCGGCGTCAATGAGGCCGTTGGGGTCTTCGCCTCGAGAAACACCTCGGTGCCCGCGGTCAGCCGGCCCGTCACCGTGCCCGTCCCCGCCACCGCGAACGATGCGTCCTGCGGCTCCGTCCCATTCCGGATGGCGTTGAGCCTGGGATCATTCCCCTCCACGGCCGTGCCCGGACCGTCGCCGTAGACGACACGGATCGCCTCGCCGTCCAGCGCCAGGCCCGTGCTCACCTCCACGGGCCTCTGGGGGCTTTCGGAACCACAGCCGCTGGTCACCACTCCGGTGATACAACCCAATACGACCCCTGCGCCTCGAAAAAACATGTTGTGAGCTCCCGATGGAGGACGGCGCACACTGACAAATCACCGGTCCAGAGTAAAACCGGGGCAAGCCCGGCCCGCGAGGGGGGAGCCTCAGCCCCAGCTCCGTTTGATGCGAAGCGCGATGAAAAATCTCACCTTCCCTGTGTGAAGCGCATCACGGCGCTGAAACGGCCCGGGAAGCAACATGGCTCTCGACTGGGCGCCAGAGGGTGATCCTCGGTGGGCAGCTACTTCCCAGGCAGCAACACCCCTTTG is a genomic window of Stigmatella erecta containing:
- a CDS encoding ABC transporter permease, with translation MIRRYLRLLGVQLRSSSLLILQYRGDFVLEGLVSLFWTVTALAPLFVVYRGREAVAGWSFGEALLVVGWFTLLQGVLEGAITPSLNGVVDHIRKGTLDFVLLKPADAQFLVSTTRFLPWRATNVLSGVALFVYAFHLLGRAPSIPGLFISLVLLGSSTLLLYSLWILTVSAAFFVVRVDNLTYFFQSIFDAARWPSSVFKGTLSFVFTFIIPLALMTTFPAEAMLGRLPLHSLAAAVGGSWVFAYVARQVWLRSIGHYTSASS
- a CDS encoding small ribosomal subunit Rsm22 family protein — encoded protein: MSEAYSRDLERWIPRLIAVWRQARRKGDGPETRLTPQEVKEVGAGVKQLSLGLTRERQLAGAKYMDDPRLLGAYLLFYWPVSYAQARQALGELPNRPRQVLDLGSGPGPLAFAAMDAGAKEVTAADRSKPALALARALATEAGEALATREWDPTRKAPLPEGAYDLITMGHVLNELYGTGDGAIAPRAALLEQVLAQVKKGGSLLVLEPALRETSRALLKVRDVLVGKGYAVRAPCLFRGNCPALVKESDWCHAERPWPMPRVVEELARAAGLHKESLKMSYLMLAPAGEPWPEPTPGRLFRIVSESLEGKGRQRYIGCGPEGRLGLALQEKHRTEKNERFFKLQRGDVLSVTETEPKGDGLALDDRTEVRVVAPAGKGVPPPPAKDTP
- a CDS encoding tail fiber domain-containing protein, yielding MSTGLALDGEAIRVVYGDGPGTAVEGNDPRLNAIRNGTEPQDASFAVAGTGTVTGRLTAGTEVFLEAKTPTASLTPLLRVRNTTGGDSEPAWDGIPLFTVDSAGGLLAHGEMDFGTIPFSGKGYRMMWYPGKAAFRAGYAETQWDDANIGDFSWAGGNLTVASAYGAFAHGDLCEATGTVSVCLGSANKATGTASIATGASTTASGFGSVSMGYTNVASGQGAVALGYRTTANADYSTALGYRVSSGGFTGSFIWGDQSTTGTTSATNSASNQFMVRAAGGVRLRTQSNLSTGCDLPAGSGVFSCTSDRDTKEDFRRVNAEEVLAKVAGMTVESWRYKTEAAGVRHVGPVAQDFRAAFGLGMDDKSIGMLDIDGVNMVAIQALERRTQELNAKSAEVDALKSQVTDLQRSVERLEAAMTALSARAER
- a CDS encoding ABC transporter permease yields the protein MSLRNAARAFPTMLRIGFSEALAYRAELLIWVVSTTMPLIMMALWTAVAREAPVGRYGTEGFIGYFLATFVVRQLTGSWAAWQINFETRQGTLAMRLLRPISPLWAYAAENLGAMPMRLLVAVPVALLSVFAIGREAVPQTAWGWPLLAVAIFGGWLITFLANVAIGTMVFYMESSQKLMDVYLVLFFVFSGYMYPVELFPPALRAVVDWLPFRYQIGFPVEVMTGAHGLPETLGLLGRQWLWILVLAVFSFSLWRRGVRRFAAYGG
- a CDS encoding ABC transporter ATP-binding protein, whose product is MISVRGLRKHYKVHKRPPGLKAAFRSLVHREYTAVKAVDGISFDIRPGERVGFLGPNGAGKTTTLKVLSGLLHPSEGEVSVDGHVPRHREAAFLKKIMLVMGQKQQLLWDLPPSETFELNRAIYDVPPAQFKQTLDELVGLLELEDLIHKPTRQLSLGERMKCELAAALIHRPQVLFLDEPTIGLDVSMQATMRAFIKSYNERYGATLILTSHYMDDVAALCPRVIVIDKGLLSYDGGLDALVQRVRPEKRVMFRLAQPVEAARLEGLGRVVSHEPTSAVLQVPPEAVSATISRALAGLPVTDLTVENAPLEEVMSELFTENKVRRAAGRVGT